A stretch of Oncorhynchus mykiss isolate Arlee chromosome 26, USDA_OmykA_1.1, whole genome shotgun sequence DNA encodes these proteins:
- the LOC110506623 gene encoding transcription factor Maf-like, whose product MASELAMSNSDLPTSPLAMEYVNDFDLMKFEVKKEPVEPDRNISQCSRLIAGGSLSSTPMSTPCSSVPPSPSFSSPSPGSGSEQKAHLEDFYWMSGYQPQLNPEALGFSPEDAVEALINSSHQLQSFDGYARGQQFAGGAGGGGTMGGEEMGSAAAVVSAVIAAAAAQNGGPHHHHHHHNGGHHHQSPGVSSNGSSGGNHPHMGHLDDRFSDDQLVGMSVRELNRQLRGVSKEEVIRLKQKRRTLKNRGYAQSCRYKRVQQRHVLEGEKTQLVQQVDHLKAEISRLARERDAYKEKYEKLISNGFRENGSSSDNNPSSPEFFMSSRKFLHL is encoded by the coding sequence ATGGCATCAGAACTGGCAATGAGCAACTCCGACCTGCCCACCAGTCCCCTGGCCATGGAATATGTTAATGACTTCGATCTGATGAAGTTTGAAGTGAAAAAGGAGCCGGTGGAGCCCGATCGCAACATCAGCCAGTGCAGCCGCCTTATTGCCGGGGGATCCTTGTCTTCCACACCGATGAGCACGCCTTGCAGCTCGGTGCCCCCTTCTCCAAGCTTCTCGTCGCCCAGTCCGGGGTCGGGGAGCGAACAGAAGGCACATTTGGAGGATTTCTACTGGATGTCCGGTTATCAACCGCAGTTGAATCCGGAGGCGCTGGGCTTCAGCCCCGAAGACGCAGTTGAGGCGCTGATCAACAGCAGTCACCAGCTCCAGTCCTTCGATGGCTATGCTAGAGGGCAGCAGTTTGCCGGCGGAGCCGGAGGAGGAGGCACCATGGGCGGGGAAGAGATGGGCTCTGCCGCGGCTGTGGTGTCCGCAGTTATCGCCGCCGCAGCAGCCCAGAACGGGggtccccaccaccaccatcaccaccacaacGGCGGCCACCATCACCAATCACCTGGTGTCTCGTCCAACGGCAGCTCCGGAGGAAACCACCCACACATGGGACATTTGGACGACCGGTTTTCGGACGACCAGCTGGTGGGCATGTCGGTACGGGAGCTCAACCGGCAGCTACGGGgagtcagcaaggaagaagtgaTCCGGCTGAAACAGAAGAGGAGGACCCTAAAGAACAGAGGCTATGCGCAGTCCTGCCGCTACAAGCGGGTGCAGCAGCGGCACGTCCTGGAGGGCGAGAAGACGCAGCTCGTCCAGCAAGTCGACCACCTCAAGGCGGAGATCTCCAGGCTGGCCCGGGAGAGGGACGCATACAAAGAAAAATATGAGAAGCTCATCAGCAACGGCTTCAGAGAAAATGGATCCAGCAGTGACAACAACCCTTCCTCCCCGGAGTTTTTCAT